A single region of the Candidatus Hydrogenedentota bacterium genome encodes:
- a CDS encoding DUF4203 domain-containing protein, with translation MESVVLEKYLLPHLDVFQMVELNPATVVLTLCGIVCCFFGHRTTKLFLDLSGFAVLGLLAALTVGFFSDGNVPYMSVALMVGGILGAIITHMAYRLGIILFGGGIITLAAWNYLQPTWDSGILFAFVILAALVGGLASFFLERFTISLITAGLGAWFTVQGVFLILQAMGVSSEGEEAAATLKTNSSIGLSWLLLAALGFLFQLIEKKFRKASG, from the coding sequence TTGGAATCTGTAGTCCTGGAAAAATATCTTCTCCCCCACCTTGATGTTTTTCAAATGGTGGAGCTGAATCCCGCCACCGTCGTATTGACGCTTTGCGGTATTGTCTGCTGCTTTTTTGGACATCGTACGACAAAACTCTTTCTTGACCTTTCAGGCTTTGCCGTGCTGGGCTTACTCGCCGCCCTGACTGTAGGCTTCTTTTCCGACGGCAATGTTCCCTACATGTCCGTCGCTCTGATGGTCGGCGGTATTTTAGGGGCGATCATCACCCATATGGCGTACCGTCTCGGGATCATCCTTTTTGGGGGCGGCATTATTACCTTAGCGGCGTGGAATTATCTGCAGCCCACTTGGGATTCAGGCATCCTCTTCGCCTTCGTGATTCTTGCAGCTTTGGTCGGGGGTCTGGCGTCCTTCTTTTTGGAACGCTTTACGATCAGCCTGATAACCGCCGGACTGGGCGCATGGTTTACAGTGCAGGGCGTATTTTTAATTTTGCAGGCAATGGGCGTATCTTCGGAAGGCGAAGAAGCGGCGGCTACGCTGAAAACAAACTCATCCATAGGGCTTTCTTGGCTGCTCTTGGCCGCCTTGGGCTTTTTGTTTCAGCTTATAGAAAAGAAGTTCAGAAAAGCTTCGGGATAA